The Rubidibacter lacunae KORDI 51-2 genome has a window encoding:
- a CDS encoding VOC family protein, which produces MSGARHNLSNFFREGISAGRLAGTANYQRVSTDFFVMYNNARNGRISGLNAVIFIANDFEGQCKFYEETLGLELASRQEDAAFFKIGNQTLGIFARSHHPEGTKRLGDATHGISHLEFLLAEADLEKTIAKLKATGAHAYGDNFADADGNLFHFKH; this is translated from the coding sequence GTGTCGGGAGCACGTCACAACCTTTCCAACTTCTTCCGTGAGGGTATTTCTGCAGGAAGACTGGCAGGCACTGCAAATTATCAAAGAGTTTCAACGGATTTTTTTGTCATGTATAACAATGCGAGGAACGGCAGAATTTCAGGGCTAAATGCGGTAATTTTCATTGCCAACGACTTTGAAGGACAATGCAAATTCTACGAGGAAACACTGGGTCTTGAATTGGCTTCACGGCAAGAGGATGCAGCTTTTTTTAAGATTGGAAATCAAACTCTCGGAATTTTCGCACGTAGTCATCATCCGGAGGGAACTAAGCGTCTTGGTGATGCCACTCACGGCATTTCTCATTTGGAATTTTTGCTTGCAGAAGCAGATCTAGAAAAAACTATTGCTAAGCTTAAGGCAACAGGGGCTCATGCATATGGAGACAACTTTGCCGACGCAGACGGGAATCTTTTTCATTTCAAGCACTGA
- a CDS encoding Y-family DNA polymerase: MLALVDCNNFYVSCERVFDPRLARRPVVVLSNNDGCIVARSPEVKALGIAMGTPFFKVRALVRQHDIAVLSSNYALYGDMSARVMTVLEDCAPQVEVYSIDEAFLNFAGFARHNLAAYGQWVRARVRQWTGIPVSIGIAPTKVLAKLANRVAKRSLEGVCVLEGNDELLEATAVEDIWGIAKRWGKRLRSRGIRTALELRDAPEAVVRKEMGVIGVRLQLELRGIPCLSLELVPPPKRETCVSRSFGRPVTELAELREAIAAYASRLGEKLRRQQQATETLLVFTRARPHGSKGSSVVLSLPMASNHTPTLLHYANRGIAALFRPGSTYVKAGVVAHGLVTESRVQGDLFVAAEGERDRDLMQVLDEINRRWGRGTIGFAAAGVQQQWRMKAGRRSPRYTTSWADLPIARG; the protein is encoded by the coding sequence ATGTTGGCACTAGTAGATTGCAATAACTTTTACGTTTCCTGCGAGCGCGTGTTCGACCCGCGTCTGGCCCGGCGACCGGTGGTGGTGCTGTCCAATAATGATGGCTGCATTGTGGCGCGATCGCCGGAGGTTAAGGCACTCGGGATTGCCATGGGAACCCCGTTTTTCAAGGTGCGCGCTCTGGTCCGGCAGCACGACATCGCAGTGCTGTCGTCAAACTACGCGCTCTACGGCGATATGTCGGCGCGGGTGATGACGGTGCTGGAGGACTGCGCGCCGCAAGTGGAGGTCTATTCCATCGACGAGGCGTTTCTAAATTTTGCGGGCTTTGCACGGCACAATCTAGCCGCATACGGGCAGTGGGTGCGAGCGCGAGTGCGGCAGTGGACGGGCATCCCGGTATCGATTGGTATTGCCCCGACCAAAGTACTGGCGAAGCTGGCCAATCGCGTGGCAAAGCGATCGCTAGAGGGCGTGTGCGTGCTCGAAGGGAATGACGAGTTGCTGGAGGCAACAGCCGTTGAGGATATCTGGGGCATCGCAAAACGCTGGGGCAAACGACTGCGATCGCGTGGCATTCGGACGGCACTGGAGCTGCGCGACGCGCCGGAGGCGGTGGTCCGGAAGGAGATGGGGGTCATCGGCGTGCGTCTCCAGCTGGAATTGCGGGGCATTCCTTGTCTGTCACTGGAGCTAGTGCCACCACCGAAACGCGAGACCTGCGTGTCGCGATCGTTCGGGCGACCGGTGACGGAGTTGGCGGAGCTGCGAGAGGCGATCGCGGCGTACGCCAGTCGATTGGGGGAGAAACTGCGCCGTCAGCAACAAGCAACCGAAACGTTGCTGGTCTTTACTCGGGCTCGGCCGCACGGGTCCAAGGGAAGCTCGGTCGTGCTGTCGCTGCCAATGGCAAGCAACCATACCCCGACGCTCTTGCACTACGCCAACCGAGGTATAGCAGCGCTCTTCCGTCCGGGTTCCACGTATGTGAAAGCGGGCGTGGTGGCGCATGGTCTGGTGACGGAGTCCCGGGTACAGGGCGATCTATTTGTCGCAGCCGAGGGAGAGCGCGATCGCGATTTGATGCAGGTACTGGACGAAATCAATCGGCGCTGGGGACGCGGGACAATTGGCTTCGCGGCAGCCGGAGTTCAGCAACAGTGGCGCATGAAAGCAGGAAGGCGATCGCCGCGCTACACAACGTCTTGGGCGGACCTGCCGATAGCACGAGGTTAG
- a CDS encoding LexA family protein produces the protein MLASPFLQQGLRAIAVLQCDCREPCAIPLYACAIAAGFPSPADDHLDAQLDLNQLLIQHPSATFFLRVEGDSMVGAGIHSGDLLVVDRALEPADGRVVVAALDGELTVKRLRFLRGRPHLVPENPNYDPLPVGEDSDCHIWGVVTNVVHTL, from the coding sequence GTGCTTGCCTCTCCCTTCCTCCAGCAGGGTCTCAGGGCGATCGCCGTACTGCAGTGCGATTGCCGCGAGCCTTGTGCCATCCCGCTTTATGCCTGCGCGATCGCGGCGGGGTTCCCTTCCCCTGCCGACGACCACCTCGACGCACAGCTCGACCTCAATCAACTCCTCATCCAGCATCCCAGCGCCACGTTTTTCTTGAGGGTAGAGGGAGACTCCATGGTCGGCGCTGGCATTCACTCCGGCGATTTGCTCGTGGTCGATCGGGCTCTAGAACCTGCGGACGGCAGGGTGGTCGTGGCTGCGCTCGATGGCGAGCTAACGGTCAAGCGGCTGCGCTTCCTGCGCGGTCGCCCCCATCTGGTGCCGGAGAACCCCAACTACGACCCACTCCCGGTCGGGGAAGACTCCGACTGTCACATCTGGGGCGTCGTTACTAACGTCGTCCATACGCTCTGA